In one Butyrivibrio proteoclasticus B316 genomic region, the following are encoded:
- a CDS encoding Stp1/IreP family PP2C-type Ser/Thr phosphatase yields the protein MLKTFSVTDIGKKRKLNQDYVFSSDRKIGNLSNVFIVADGMGGHNAGDYASRFTVDTMVEEIEKSFEQSPIKILEKAIKTANTKLRIKASEDPKLFGMGTTVVACTVLGRYLQVANVGDSRLYVIGGDKITQITRDHSLVEEMVRMGGIDRETARHSLDKNIITRAIGADETVDVDFFNVELNRGDIVLMCSDGLTNMLEDEEIRMIVSGQRDIIEKAQKLVVAANNNGGKDNIAVILIEPFADEAAHDGGLND from the coding sequence TTGTTAAAGACTTTTTCCGTTACGGACATTGGAAAAAAGAGAAAACTGAATCAGGATTATGTGTTTTCTTCAGACAGGAAGATTGGTAATCTATCCAATGTGTTTATTGTAGCTGATGGCATGGGCGGTCATAACGCAGGGGACTATGCTTCCAGATTTACGGTAGACACTATGGTTGAAGAGATAGAGAAGTCTTTTGAGCAGAGCCCGATCAAGATTTTGGAGAAGGCTATCAAGACAGCCAATACCAAACTCAGGATCAAGGCTTCTGAAGATCCCAAGCTTTTTGGTATGGGTACAACTGTTGTTGCATGTACTGTTCTAGGAAGATATTTACAGGTCGCTAATGTTGGGGATTCAAGACTTTATGTCATTGGTGGCGACAAGATTACCCAGATTACAAGAGATCATTCTCTTGTTGAGGAAATGGTCAGAATGGGCGGTATCGACAGAGAGACAGCCAGACATTCCCTTGACAAGAATATTATTACAAGGGCCATCGGTGCGGATGAAACCGTGGACGTTGACTTTTTTAATGTGGAATTGAACAGAGGGGATATAGTTCTCATGTGCTCTGACGGACTTACAAATATGTTAGAGGACGAAGAAATTCGCATGATAGTAAGTGGGCAAAGAGATATTATCGAGAAAGCCCAGAAGCTTGTAGTTGCGGCTAATAACAATGGGGGTAAGGATAATATAGCTGTTATCCTTATAGAGCCGTTTGCTGATGAAGCGGCACATGACGGAGGACTAAATGATTAA
- the rlmN gene encoding 23S rRNA (adenine(2503)-C(2))-methyltransferase RlmN, with protein MSYIQGINGKIDIKSLTLDELTILIKEAGEPAFRAKQLYEWMHVKLARDYDEMTNIPKSLKEKCREMFDFVSLKSELVQESKLDDTKKFLFALSDGNMIESVFMKYKFGVSVCISSQVGCRMGCKFCASTIDGVVRNLLPSEMLDQIYAISRITGEKVGRVVVMGSGEPLDNYDNLLRFIDLLTNEDGLNMSQRNLTVSTCGIVPNILRLADKNLAINLALSLHASNNDKRKELMPIANKYEIHEVLDACRTYFDKTGRQLTFEYSLVAGVNDTDEDARELTDLLSGFNCVVNLIPVNPIKERDFKPTDRAGALGFKNKLEKSRINVTIRREMGRDIDGACGQLRRRHLEEN; from the coding sequence ATGAGTTATATACAAGGAATAAATGGGAAAATTGATATCAAGTCACTTACACTTGATGAACTCACCATTTTGATCAAGGAGGCAGGCGAGCCCGCGTTCAGAGCCAAACAGCTCTATGAGTGGATGCACGTCAAGCTTGCAAGAGATTATGATGAGATGACCAATATTCCCAAATCATTAAAAGAAAAATGCAGGGAAATGTTCGATTTCGTTTCACTTAAAAGCGAACTGGTACAGGAGTCCAAACTGGATGATACCAAGAAATTCCTGTTTGCCCTCTCGGATGGAAATATGATCGAGAGTGTGTTTATGAAATACAAGTTTGGTGTCAGCGTCTGTATCTCGTCTCAGGTTGGATGCCGCATGGGATGTAAGTTCTGCGCATCAACGATTGATGGCGTTGTTAGAAATCTTCTGCCTTCTGAGATGCTCGATCAGATATATGCTATCTCCAGAATTACAGGCGAGAAGGTTGGAAGAGTTGTAGTAATGGGAAGTGGTGAGCCGCTGGATAACTATGACAACCTTCTGAGATTCATAGATCTTTTGACCAATGAAGACGGCCTTAACATGAGCCAGAGAAATCTTACGGTTTCAACCTGTGGAATAGTGCCTAATATATTGAGACTTGCAGATAAGAACCTGGCTATCAATCTCGCACTTTCACTTCATGCGTCCAACAATGATAAGCGTAAAGAACTCATGCCTATTGCCAACAAGTATGAGATCCATGAGGTTCTTGATGCCTGCAGGACATATTTTGACAAGACAGGAAGGCAGCTTACTTTTGAGTATTCACTTGTTGCCGGTGTCAATGATACTGACGAGGATGCAAGAGAATTAACGGACTTATTATCAGGATTTAATTGTGTAGTTAACCTTATTCCGGTCAATCCTATTAAGGAGAGAGACTTTAAGCCTACAGACCGCGCTGGAGCTCTAGGCTTCAAAAATAAACTTGAAAAAAGCCGAATAAATGTTACTATTAGAAGAGAAATGGGCAGAGATATTGATGGAGCCTGTGGACAGCTTCGCAGGCGACATTTGGAGGAGAATTAG
- the rsmB gene encoding 16S rRNA (cytosine(967)-C(5))-methyltransferase RsmB: protein MINIREIILNILIEYDRDGNRKPSLLKDTLEKYDYLDTRDKSFIKRVTEGCLERNIQIDYIIDSYAKTPVRQMQPFIRALMRMSTYQIMFMDSVPDSAACNEAVKLAAKHKFAGLKGFVNGVLRNVSRGKDQIKYPDKKENGGTDYLSVMYSMPEWLCEMWIGEYGFDKTEKMLEFFLSPRPTTIRVTRNLPQSISVQELEQNLGEAGATVRANSLLPYALELEKTDNIKYLPGFKEGQFAVQDVSSMLVVEVADPQNKQVVIDVCAAPGGKSMHAAERVYPDGTVYSRDLSDKKIQLIEDNALRLGLNNVNIKVNDAKIHDEELKSQADILLLDVPCSGLGILGRKNDIKHNIKPKGLEELTKLQWEIVKSCWDYVKIGGTLIYSTCTVNKAENEEMVRKICNELPFKLEDFTDKLPEPLRESASKGYIQLIPGEYGTDGFFIAKLKRI, encoded by the coding sequence ATGATAAATATAAGAGAAATAATTTTAAATATACTTATAGAATATGACAGGGATGGCAATAGAAAGCCATCCCTTTTAAAGGACACTCTGGAAAAATACGACTATCTTGATACAAGAGATAAATCTTTTATCAAAAGAGTTACAGAAGGATGCCTTGAGAGAAATATCCAGATAGATTACATTATTGATTCATATGCCAAAACGCCTGTCAGACAGATGCAGCCATTTATAAGAGCTCTGATGAGAATGAGCACCTATCAGATAATGTTCATGGACTCAGTACCTGATAGCGCTGCATGTAATGAGGCTGTTAAACTTGCTGCCAAGCATAAGTTTGCCGGCCTTAAGGGATTTGTGAATGGCGTTCTGCGCAATGTTTCACGCGGCAAGGACCAGATCAAATATCCGGATAAAAAAGAAAACGGTGGAACAGACTATTTATCTGTGATGTATTCGATGCCTGAGTGGCTGTGCGAAATGTGGATAGGCGAATATGGTTTTGATAAGACTGAAAAGATGCTTGAATTCTTTTTATCACCAAGGCCTACTACTATCAGAGTGACCAGAAATCTGCCACAGAGCATATCAGTGCAGGAACTTGAACAGAACCTGGGGGAAGCGGGAGCAACCGTCAGAGCAAATTCTCTTTTACCTTATGCCCTTGAACTTGAGAAGACTGATAATATCAAGTATCTTCCGGGATTTAAGGAAGGTCAGTTTGCAGTTCAGGATGTGAGCTCTATGCTCGTAGTAGAAGTGGCTGATCCTCAGAACAAGCAGGTTGTCATTGATGTATGCGCTGCTCCCGGAGGCAAGAGCATGCATGCTGCTGAGAGGGTTTATCCGGATGGAACAGTTTACTCAAGAGACCTTTCAGATAAAAAGATTCAGCTTATTGAGGACAATGCACTAAGGCTTGGACTTAATAATGTTAATATCAAGGTTAATGATGCCAAGATACATGACGAGGAACTTAAGAGCCAGGCGGATATTCTTTTACTGGATGTTCCATGCTCGGGACTTGGCATACTAGGGCGCAAGAACGATATCAAGCACAACATTAAGCCCAAGGGACTTGAAGAGCTGACGAAACTTCAGTGGGAGATTGTTAAGTCCTGCTGGGATTATGTCAAGATTGGCGGAACACTTATATACTCAACATGTACTGTCAACAAGGCAGAGAATGAGGAAATGGTCAGGAAGATATGCAATGAACTTCCTTTTAAACTGGAAGATTTTACAGACAAGCTTCCTGAGCCTCTTAGGGAAAGCGCTTCAAAAGGATATATACAGCTGATTCCCGGAGAATATGGAACAGATGGCTTCTTCATAGCCAAGCTCAAGAGGATTTGA
- the fmt gene encoding methionyl-tRNA formyltransferase, translated as MKIVFMGTPDFARAALEKIIEAGHEVVLVVTQPDKPKGRSGELQVSDVKECALLHGLPVFQPVRIKLPENVAELRKYDADIYVVAAFGQILSQEILDIPRLGCVNIHASLLPEYRGAAPIQQAILDGRKETGVTIMQMAAGMDTGDILTQRTIPIAEDETGGGLFDKLSALGAELIVETLPKLERGEITPVPQDEDRATKCGKLSKDMGRIQWSDDADKLRNLVRGLNPWPSAYTSLNKKSFKIWRAKALMELEFRQMAKELGDDKDGVRAKALDDKAYGTVMAVLRDSFVVLTGDGYLQIFEVQLEGKKRMPVKDFLMGYKLEVGAKLGD; from the coding sequence ATGAAGATAGTCTTTATGGGAACTCCCGATTTTGCAAGGGCTGCTCTGGAGAAGATAATCGAGGCAGGCCATGAGGTTGTACTTGTTGTAACACAGCCGGATAAACCCAAGGGCAGAAGCGGAGAGCTTCAGGTATCAGATGTCAAAGAGTGTGCGCTTTTGCATGGACTTCCTGTATTTCAGCCGGTCAGGATCAAGCTACCTGAAAATGTAGCTGAGCTCCGTAAATATGATGCTGATATCTATGTTGTCGCAGCCTTTGGCCAGATTCTTTCACAGGAGATTCTGGATATTCCAAGGCTTGGATGCGTTAATATTCATGCATCACTTCTTCCAGAGTACAGAGGAGCAGCACCTATTCAGCAGGCTATTCTAGATGGCCGCAAAGAGACAGGTGTTACGATCATGCAGATGGCAGCCGGAATGGATACAGGCGATATTCTTACACAGAGAACTATTCCTATTGCGGAGGATGAGACCGGGGGAGGTCTTTTTGATAAACTCTCTGCACTTGGAGCAGAGCTTATAGTTGAGACATTGCCCAAGCTTGAAAGAGGCGAGATAACACCAGTTCCTCAGGATGAGGATAGGGCTACCAAGTGCGGTAAGCTCAGCAAGGATATGGGCAGGATCCAATGGAGCGATGATGCAGATAAGCTCAGAAACCTTGTCAGAGGCCTTAATCCATGGCCAAGTGCTTATACTTCTCTTAACAAAAAGAGCTTCAAGATTTGGAGAGCCAAGGCGCTTATGGAGCTTGAATTCAGGCAGATGGCCAAGGAACTTGGTGATGACAAGGATGGCGTTAGAGCTAAGGCGCTGGATGATAAAGCTTATGGTACTGTTATGGCAGTACTCAGGGATTCTTTTGTTGTACTTACAGGAGATGGATACCTTCAGATATTTGAAGTCCAGCTTGAAGGCAAGAAGAGAATGCCGGTTAAAGATTTTCTTATGGGATACAAGCTCGAGGTTGGGGCTAAATTAGGGGACTAA
- the def gene encoding peptide deformylase, whose amino-acid sequence MALRTIREIGDDVLVKNCKEVKEITPRIKELVEDMLETMYEANGVGLAAPQVGILKRIFVIDVTGEDPMVFINPEILETSGEQTGYEGCLSVPGKSGIVTRANYVKAKATDLDGNEFIIEGEELLARAIQHENDHLNGKMYVDKVEGELVDNEELIAQQEEEE is encoded by the coding sequence ATGGCACTTAGAACTATCAGAGAAATCGGTGATGATGTTCTTGTCAAGAACTGTAAGGAAGTCAAGGAAATCACACCTAGAATAAAAGAGCTTGTGGAAGATATGCTTGAGACTATGTATGAAGCTAATGGCGTTGGACTTGCTGCTCCACAGGTAGGTATTTTGAAGAGAATTTTCGTAATTGATGTTACAGGAGAAGATCCTATGGTATTCATCAATCCGGAGATCCTTGAGACAAGCGGTGAGCAGACAGGATATGAAGGATGTCTTTCTGTTCCGGGTAAGTCGGGTATTGTTACGAGAGCTAACTATGTTAAGGCAAAGGCTACTGATCTTGATGGAAATGAATTTATCATCGAGGGAGAAGAGCTTCTTGCAAGAGCTATTCAGCATGAAAATGATCACCTCAATGGAAAAATGTATGTCGATAAGGTTGAGGGCGAACTTGTTGATAATGAAGAGCTGATAGCACAGCAGGAAGAGGAAGAATAA
- the priA gene encoding replication restart helicase PriA, translated as MTALEYANIIIDISHEKVDRLFQYRIPDRLKDKVEVGCPVEVPFGKGNTMRKGYVLELTDEPNWDPDKIKEIAAVPEDKLGAEDISIRLAAWMKRYYGSTMIAALKTVLPATKKQNIQKHKFVSLRMDLRQAREYYYECASKKNQKARERILAELLLAPDDRIPYELITQKLHVTAATLKSLAEKGVIRIDEEEYYRKPIAGDSDRYGAKELSPEQQGIVDSFISDYDAGKRDTYLIHGITGSGKTEVYIALIDEIIKRGKQAIVLIPEIALTYQTLMRFYRHFGDRVSVMNSSLSPGEKYDQMERARTGDIDIIIGPRSALFTPFPNTGIIIIDEEHESSYKSESMPKYHARETAIELAKLVPGGASVVLGSATPSLESYYRATTGQYHLFELKRRLTGGTLPQVEIADLREELRTGNRSIFSRRLQELMEDRLNKGEQAMLFINRRGLAGFVSCRSCGYVFKCPHCDVSLSEHRGGRLVCHYCGYEQPLTKICPKCSSKYVSSFRAGTQQIEDEVKKMWPNARTLRMDADTTRTKGSYDRILSAFASKEADVLVGTQMIVKGHDFPDVTLVGILAADMSLHASDYRASERTFQLLTQAAGRAGRGEKPGNVVIQTYEPEHYSVQTASRQDYEAFYEEEIAYRDLLRYPPISHMMSVQILSYDEDLGMQFATRLRAIMEQNKRDGAIFIGPASAAIGKINDVYRMAVYVKMDDYDGLIAYKDMLEKYIHQLEDMGKLKKISVQFDFDPVNGF; from the coding sequence ATGACTGCCCTTGAATACGCAAACATAATAATAGATATATCTCATGAGAAGGTTGATCGGTTATTTCAGTATCGTATCCCGGACAGATTAAAAGACAAAGTGGAAGTCGGTTGTCCGGTTGAAGTACCTTTTGGTAAGGGCAATACCATGAGAAAAGGGTATGTACTTGAACTGACCGATGAACCCAATTGGGATCCTGACAAGATTAAAGAGATAGCTGCGGTTCCGGAAGACAAGCTTGGAGCCGAAGATATCTCTATTAGGCTTGCAGCCTGGATGAAAAGATATTATGGCTCAACCATGATAGCTGCTCTTAAGACAGTCCTTCCTGCGACCAAAAAACAGAATATACAGAAGCATAAATTTGTATCTCTTCGCATGGATCTGAGGCAGGCAAGGGAGTACTACTACGAATGTGCATCCAAAAAGAATCAGAAGGCAAGAGAGAGGATACTTGCTGAGCTACTTTTAGCCCCGGATGACAGGATACCATATGAGCTGATAACTCAAAAACTCCATGTCACGGCTGCAACTCTTAAGAGCCTTGCTGAAAAGGGCGTTATCAGGATTGATGAGGAAGAATACTATAGAAAGCCGATTGCCGGTGATTCAGACAGATATGGAGCCAAAGAACTGAGCCCTGAACAGCAGGGGATAGTAGATAGCTTTATTTCTGACTATGATGCGGGCAAAAGAGATACATATCTTATACACGGTATTACCGGAAGCGGCAAGACCGAAGTTTATATAGCGCTTATTGATGAAATCATAAAAAGAGGTAAGCAGGCAATAGTGCTTATTCCGGAAATTGCTCTTACCTATCAGACTCTGATGCGATTCTACAGACATTTCGGAGACAGAGTTTCAGTAATGAATTCTTCTCTTTCACCAGGAGAGAAGTATGATCAGATGGAGAGAGCAAGAACCGGGGATATAGATATAATCATCGGACCAAGGTCAGCTCTTTTTACACCTTTTCCAAACACAGGAATCATTATAATTGATGAAGAGCATGAATCTTCTTATAAGAGTGAGTCCATGCCCAAATACCATGCTCGTGAAACTGCCATTGAGCTTGCTAAGTTAGTTCCGGGTGGAGCAAGTGTTGTTCTGGGATCTGCCACACCTTCACTTGAATCCTACTATAGAGCAACTACAGGGCAGTATCATTTATTTGAATTAAAGAGAAGACTGACAGGAGGAACGTTACCTCAGGTTGAAATAGCAGATCTTAGAGAGGAACTCAGAACAGGCAACAGATCGATCTTTTCAAGACGCCTTCAGGAACTTATGGAAGACAGGCTTAATAAGGGTGAGCAGGCTATGCTGTTCATTAACAGAAGAGGCCTTGCAGGCTTTGTGTCCTGCAGATCCTGTGGCTATGTCTTTAAATGTCCACACTGTGATGTGTCTCTTTCAGAGCACAGGGGAGGAAGGCTTGTATGCCATTACTGTGGCTATGAGCAGCCTCTTACTAAAATATGTCCTAAGTGCTCTTCCAAGTATGTTTCATCCTTCAGGGCAGGAACTCAGCAGATAGAGGATGAAGTTAAGAAGATGTGGCCCAATGCCAGAACGCTTCGAATGGACGCTGATACAACGAGGACTAAAGGAAGCTATGACAGGATTCTTTCAGCCTTTGCATCCAAAGAAGCAGATGTCCTTGTAGGAACACAGATGATAGTAAAAGGACATGATTTCCCTGATGTCACACTGGTAGGAATACTGGCGGCGGATATGTCACTTCATGCAAGTGATTACAGGGCAAGTGAGAGAACTTTCCAGCTCCTGACACAGGCTGCAGGTAGAGCCGGAAGAGGAGAGAAGCCGGGAAATGTTGTCATTCAGACCTATGAGCCTGAGCATTATAGTGTTCAGACAGCGTCCAGACAGGACTATGAGGCTTTTTATGAAGAAGAGATAGCCTACAGGGATCTTCTGCGTTATCCGCCTATATCACATATGATGTCGGTGCAGATACTTAGCTATGATGAAGATCTGGGAATGCAGTTTGCTACAAGGCTCCGTGCAATAATGGAGCAAAACAAAAGAGATGGTGCTATCTTTATTGGACCTGCATCAGCTGCCATAGGCAAGATAAACGATGTCTACAGAATGGCAGTCTACGTTAAAATGGATGACTACGATGGGCTTATCGCCTACAAAGACATGCTGGAAAAATACATCCACCAGTTAGAAGACATGGGAAAACTCAAAAAGATCTCAGTCCAGTTTGATTTCGACCCTGTAAACGGCTTCTGA
- a CDS encoding UDP-N-acetylmuramoyl-L-alanyl-D-glutamate--2,6-diaminopimelate ligase gives MILSKLLEELKCTVTAGNSAEILDADKVEIKDVVNDNRKISEGSLFICIKGANFDGHSCAMEAANKKAAAIVVEHDVELPGDCKIAVIRVENTRYAMAFISAAYFDHPARKLKTIGITGTKGKTTTTYLIRNMLENAGHKVGLIGTIEVIIGEEHIHAENTTPESFALQEYMARMVEAGCDSVVMEVSSQGLMLHRTQGFIFDIGIFTNIEPDHIGPNEHKDFEDYMHCKGLLFKQCRIGICNGDDIHTDDILEGHTCKAYTYGFGEGLDLRAINLAYIRKPGELGVFFDTEGLINMHAEIRTPGKFSVYNALCAIAVAQELGCTPEEIAPALKDAKVKGRIEMVKVSDEFTLMIDYAHNAMALKSLLTTLRDYHPNRLISVFGCGGNRSKLRRFEMGEVSGKYSDFTIITSDNPRYEEPEDIMNDIETGMKKTDGKYIKITDRKEAIRYAIDHGEQGDIIVLAGKGHEDYQEIKGVKYPMDERVIIQEILQERK, from the coding sequence ATGATTCTATCTAAATTATTAGAGGAGTTAAAATGCACAGTTACAGCTGGAAATTCCGCAGAAATACTGGATGCGGACAAGGTTGAAATCAAGGATGTTGTCAACGATAACAGAAAAATATCCGAGGGATCTCTTTTTATATGTATTAAAGGCGCAAACTTTGATGGTCATTCATGTGCTATGGAAGCTGCCAATAAGAAAGCTGCTGCAATCGTAGTAGAGCATGATGTTGAACTTCCTGGTGATTGCAAAATTGCAGTTATCAGAGTGGAAAATACAAGGTATGCGATGGCGTTCATATCCGCTGCCTATTTTGATCATCCGGCCAGAAAACTCAAGACTATCGGTATCACAGGGACAAAGGGCAAGACTACAACAACATACCTTATCAGAAATATGCTGGAGAATGCCGGCCATAAGGTTGGACTTATTGGAACTATCGAGGTTATTATCGGTGAAGAGCACATTCATGCTGAGAATACCACACCTGAGTCTTTTGCCCTCCAGGAGTACATGGCCAGAATGGTAGAAGCAGGTTGTGACAGCGTAGTTATGGAGGTTTCATCTCAGGGACTGATGCTTCATAGAACTCAGGGATTTATCTTTGATATTGGAATATTTACTAATATCGAGCCTGATCATATCGGCCCTAACGAACACAAGGATTTCGAAGATTATATGCACTGCAAGGGACTTTTGTTCAAACAGTGCAGAATTGGAATCTGCAATGGCGATGACATTCACACTGATGATATTCTTGAGGGACATACATGTAAGGCATATACCTATGGCTTTGGCGAAGGACTTGATCTTAGAGCAATCAACCTTGCTTATATTCGCAAACCGGGTGAGCTTGGCGTATTCTTTGATACAGAAGGACTTATCAATATGCATGCAGAGATCAGAACACCAGGTAAGTTCAGTGTTTACAATGCTCTCTGCGCTATAGCTGTTGCTCAGGAACTTGGATGTACACCTGAGGAGATAGCTCCTGCACTTAAGGATGCCAAGGTTAAGGGCAGAATCGAGATGGTCAAGGTTTCTGATGAGTTTACTCTGATGATAGACTATGCTCATAATGCAATGGCACTTAAGAGCCTTCTTACTACTCTCCGCGATTATCATCCTAACAGACTTATCAGTGTCTTTGGATGCGGCGGTAACAGGAGTAAGCTCAGACGTTTTGAGATGGGTGAAGTCAGCGGTAAGTATTCTGATTTCACGATCATAACATCTGATAACCCAAGATATGAAGAGCCTGAAGATATCATGAATGATATTGAGACAGGCATGAAGAAGACTGATGGCAAATATATCAAGATTACAGATAGAAAAGAAGCCATCAGATATGCGATAGACCATGGCGAGCAGGGTGATATAATTGTTCTTGCAGGTAAAGGTCATGAAGACTATCAGGAAATCAAGGGTGTTAAATACCCTATGGACGAGAGAGTGATCATTCAGGAGATTTTACAGGAGCGCAAGTAA
- the recJ gene encoding single-stranded-DNA-specific exonuclease RecJ, translating to MAKWMVANKKADFDRLAGKFGIRNITARLIANRLINSRETEAEDCSDEAVSRYLDGDLSLLHDPRLMADMDLGARIMYERIQAGDKIRVIGDYDVDGICSTYILARGLELLGAQVDYVLPDRVKDGYGLSIKLVDEALQAGIDTIITCDNGIAASEQIAHAKDKGMTVIVTDHHEVPFEISEPNSDITGDQEDSRVEILPPADAVIDPKRADGDYPFKEICGAVVAYKFMQVLSEFFEDSSDKLGNYFTEMLIYAGLATVCDVMELKDENRVIVKESLRLIGHTENVGLRALIHQNSLDEGKILCYHYGFVLGPCLNATGRLDLAERALKLFFEEDENEAAMMAANLKQLNDSRKDMTKLGVDRAIEIVEEQKADYAGELPKVLVIYLPDVHESIAGIIAGKVKEKYYRPTIVLTKAADGGAKGSGRSIDKYDMYENLSACKELFTKFGGHKMAAGLSLPEENIDILKDRLNQNCDLAAGDFEPTLHIDMVMPLKYADIDLVREFERLEPFGNGNTKPIFAQRDVVFLSGRILGKNRNCGKYRVTDESGRIYEMMYFGDMDKWHDYLSEKFGHDAVDDLYSGNTDGSMKVNVAYYPDINSYQGRESLQFVMNDFL from the coding sequence ATGGCAAAATGGATGGTGGCTAATAAGAAAGCCGATTTTGACAGACTCGCCGGTAAGTTTGGCATTAGGAATATTACTGCAAGGCTCATAGCTAACAGACTGATAAATAGCAGAGAAACAGAAGCAGAAGACTGCTCAGACGAGGCAGTTAGCAGATACCTTGATGGAGATTTATCACTTCTTCATGATCCTAGACTTATGGCTGACATGGATCTTGGTGCTCGTATAATGTATGAGAGGATTCAGGCAGGAGACAAGATCAGGGTAATTGGAGACTATGATGTTGATGGTATCTGTTCAACATATATTCTTGCCAGAGGCCTCGAACTTTTAGGAGCTCAGGTAGACTATGTCCTTCCTGACAGAGTCAAGGATGGATATGGCCTTAGTATCAAGCTTGTTGACGAGGCTTTACAAGCAGGAATAGACACCATTATTACTTGTGATAATGGTATAGCAGCAAGTGAGCAGATTGCACATGCCAAGGATAAGGGCATGACAGTTATTGTTACTGATCATCATGAAGTACCATTTGAGATAAGCGAGCCTAATTCTGATATTACAGGCGATCAGGAAGACTCAAGAGTGGAGATTCTTCCTCCAGCTGATGCAGTAATTGATCCAAAGAGAGCTGATGGAGATTATCCATTCAAGGAAATCTGCGGAGCAGTTGTAGCGTACAAATTTATGCAGGTTTTATCTGAATTTTTCGAGGACAGCAGTGACAAACTTGGTAATTATTTTACCGAGATGCTTATTTATGCAGGTCTAGCTACTGTTTGCGATGTAATGGAACTTAAGGACGAGAACAGAGTGATCGTCAAGGAATCACTTAGGCTTATAGGTCATACAGAAAATGTCGGACTTAGAGCTCTCATTCATCAGAATAGCTTAGATGAAGGGAAAATTTTATGCTATCACTATGGCTTTGTTCTTGGGCCATGCCTTAATGCTACCGGAAGACTAGATCTTGCAGAGCGTGCACTTAAACTCTTTTTTGAAGAGGATGAGAATGAGGCAGCCATGATGGCAGCAAACCTCAAGCAGCTCAATGATAGCCGCAAGGATATGACCAAACTGGGCGTTGACAGGGCGATAGAAATAGTGGAAGAGCAGAAGGCTGATTATGCTGGAGAACTTCCCAAGGTTCTTGTTATCTATCTTCCCGATGTACATGAATCAATTGCCGGTATAATTGCCGGTAAGGTCAAAGAGAAATACTACAGACCTACAATAGTACTGACCAAGGCTGCCGATGGAGGAGCAAAGGGCTCAGGAAGATCAATAGATAAGTACGATATGTATGAGAATCTCTCAGCCTGCAAGGAGCTGTTTACTAAATTTGGCGGACATAAGATGGCTGCCGGTTTATCCCTGCCTGAAGAGAATATAGATATTCTAAAGGATAGGTTAAATCAGAACTGTGACCTTGCTGCCGGAGATTTTGAGCCAACTCTTCATATTGATATGGTAATGCCGCTTAAATATGCAGATATTGACCTTGTCCGCGAATTTGAGCGCCTTGAACCTTTTGGAAATGGTAATACCAAACCGATTTTTGCGCAGAGAGACGTAGTATTTTTATCCGGACGCATTCTTGGTAAGAACAGGAACTGCGGTAAATACCGTGTTACAGATGAAAGCGGCAGAATTTATGAAATGATGTATTTTGGAGATATGGATAAATGGCACGATTATCTGTCTGAGAAATTTGGACATGACGCAGTCGATGATCTGTATAGCGGAAATACTGATGGTTCAATGAAAGTAAATGTAGCCTATTATCCCGATATTAACAGCTATCAGGGAAGAGAAAGCCTTCAATTTGTTATGAATGACTTTTTATAA